A single genomic interval of uncultured Desulfobacter sp. harbors:
- the nifK gene encoding nitrogenase molybdenum-iron protein subunit beta: protein MLLRHTPTEIKERKALAVNPAKTCQPIGAMYAGLGIHGCLPHSHGSQGCCAYHRSTLTRHYREPIMAATSSFTEGASVFGGQANLLQALLTIFTTYDPDIVAVHTTCLSETIGDDVNQIVKKAKTDGTIPEGKYVIHTPTPSYVGSHVTGFSNMVKAMAVQLAEKTGKSNGKVNIVPGFVEPSDMAEMKRIAGMLGIESILFPDTSGIVNGPLTGKFNMYPKGGVSIDELKSTGDSIGSIGLGAWASADAVRALDAQCKVPCQVQDLPIGLLATDRFVDALRTVAGVSVPDTVTQERGQLLDVISDMQPHLYGKKVAIAGDPDQLIPMTEFLVTMGMKPVHIVTGTPGKAFTKRIKEVTAKFGDDINVKGPGDLFYLHQLIKNEPVDLLICNTYGKYIARDEDIPFVRHGFPILDRIGHSYFPSVGYKGGLHFLEKILGALMDRTDRDAPEERFELVE from the coding sequence ATGCTGCTTCGACATACACCCACAGAGATTAAAGAAAGAAAAGCCCTGGCGGTTAATCCGGCGAAAACCTGCCAGCCCATCGGGGCCATGTACGCAGGTCTGGGTATCCATGGCTGCTTGCCTCACAGCCATGGGTCCCAGGGATGCTGCGCCTATCACCGGTCCACCTTGACCCGTCATTACCGTGAACCCATCATGGCCGCCACCTCCTCCTTTACGGAAGGGGCGTCGGTATTCGGCGGCCAGGCCAACCTGCTCCAGGCCCTGTTAACCATATTTACCACCTATGACCCGGACATTGTTGCGGTGCATACCACCTGTCTGTCGGAAACCATCGGCGACGATGTGAATCAGATTGTCAAAAAAGCCAAAACAGACGGCACCATCCCCGAAGGCAAGTATGTCATCCATACCCCGACGCCGTCCTATGTCGGCTCCCATGTCACCGGCTTTTCCAACATGGTGAAAGCCATGGCCGTCCAGCTGGCTGAAAAGACCGGCAAATCCAACGGAAAAGTTAACATTGTGCCCGGATTTGTGGAGCCTTCGGACATGGCGGAAATGAAGCGGATCGCCGGGATGCTGGGTATTGAGTCCATCCTTTTTCCGGACACCTCGGGCATTGTGAACGGCCCGCTCACCGGCAAATTCAATATGTACCCCAAGGGCGGCGTTTCCATTGACGAGCTCAAGAGCACCGGCGACAGCATCGGCTCCATCGGGCTGGGCGCCTGGGCCTCGGCCGATGCGGTCAGAGCCCTTGACGCCCAGTGCAAGGTGCCCTGCCAGGTGCAGGATCTGCCCATCGGCCTGTTGGCCACGGACCGGTTTGTGGATGCCCTGCGTACGGTGGCCGGCGTATCCGTACCCGATACCGTTACCCAGGAGCGGGGTCAGTTGTTGGATGTGATCTCAGACATGCAGCCCCACCTGTACGGCAAAAAAGTGGCCATCGCCGGTGATCCGGACCAGCTCATCCCCATGACCGAATTTTTGGTCACCATGGGCATGAAACCGGTTCATATTGTTACCGGTACCCCGGGCAAGGCCTTTACCAAACGGATCAAGGAAGTCACGGCCAAGTTCGGCGACGACATCAACGTCAAGGGCCCCGGCGACCTGTTCTATCTGCATCAGTTGATCAAGAACGAACCTGTGGACCTGCTCATCTGCAACACCTACGGCAAATATATTGCCCGGGACGAGGACATCCCGTTTGTACGCCACGGGTTCCCCATCCTGGACCGGATCGGCCACTCCTACTTTCCTTCCGTGGGATACAAAGGCGGGCTGCATTTCCTGGAAAAGATTCTGGGCGCCCTGATGGACCGCACGGACCGGGATGCACCCGAAGAACGTTTTGAACTGGTAGAGTAA
- a CDS encoding nitrogenase component 1: MTSISVLKQREKQIYQKGSRPFKIECETKSLAGAVSQRACVFCGSRVVLYPIADALHLIHGPIGCASYTWDIRGAQSSGPELHRMSFSTDLSETDIIYGGEKKLKRALLELIDKYSPKAAFIYCTCIVGIIGDDVDAVCRQVEEETRIPVIAVHSEGFKGTKKDGYKAACDALFSLIERNNAPRVTIPDSINILGEFNIGGETWMIKKYYEAMGVKVVSVITGDGRVDEVMQARNAALNVVQCSGSVTHLAKQMQEEYGIPFIRVSYFGIEDTSDALYQVAVFFDKTPDILKKTQAMIKKEVQAIIPRLETMKKTLRAKKRPYTWAARSRPSP; the protein is encoded by the coding sequence ATGACCTCCATATCGGTACTCAAACAGCGGGAAAAACAGATCTACCAGAAGGGCAGCCGGCCCTTTAAGATAGAATGTGAAACCAAGAGTCTGGCCGGCGCGGTCAGCCAGCGGGCCTGTGTATTCTGCGGCTCCAGGGTGGTGCTTTACCCCATCGCCGACGCCTTGCATTTGATTCACGGCCCCATCGGGTGCGCCTCCTATACCTGGGACATCAGAGGGGCCCAGTCTTCGGGCCCGGAGCTGCACCGGATGAGTTTTTCAACGGACCTGTCAGAGACCGATATTATCTATGGCGGAGAAAAAAAGCTGAAACGGGCATTGCTGGAACTGATTGACAAATATTCACCCAAAGCCGCCTTTATCTATTGTACCTGTATTGTGGGCATTATTGGTGATGACGTGGACGCGGTCTGCCGCCAGGTCGAAGAAGAGACCCGCATCCCTGTCATTGCGGTCCACTCCGAAGGATTTAAAGGCACTAAAAAGGACGGATACAAGGCGGCCTGCGACGCCTTGTTCAGTCTCATCGAACGAAACAACGCCCCCCGGGTCACCATCCCCGACTCCATCAATATCCTGGGCGAATTCAATATTGGCGGAGAAACCTGGATGATCAAAAAATATTATGAAGCCATGGGGGTAAAGGTGGTCTCCGTGATCACCGGCGACGGCCGGGTGGACGAAGTGATGCAGGCACGCAATGCCGCCCTGAACGTGGTCCAGTGTTCAGGGTCGGTTACCCACCTGGCCAAGCAGATGCAGGAAGAGTACGGCATTCCATTTATACGGGTCTCTTATTTCGGCATTGAAGATACCTCGGACGCTCTGTACCAGGTGGCGGTATTTTTTGATAAAACCCCCGACATTCTTAAAAAAACCCAGGCCATGATCAAAAAGGAAGTCCAGGCCATTATCCCCCGTCTGGAAACCATGAAAAA